The Spirochaetota bacterium genome has a segment encoding these proteins:
- a CDS encoding 4Fe-4S dicluster domain-containing protein: MNSRNVLLIFKQNIMYKPLIYRLATEHHIVFNVLEAKILPKQEGRLILELAGTPEQIEQGIRYLESEQVQVEVLADKMKRDETRCVMCGACTAVCRTDALSIERPGMEVRFDPDLCVACGMCKIACPVKAMSGISIDKDFDL, from the coding sequence ATGAATTCCAGGAACGTGCTGCTCATATTCAAGCAGAATATAATGTACAAGCCCCTCATATACCGGCTCGCGACCGAACACCACATCGTCTTCAACGTGCTCGAGGCGAAGATACTTCCCAAGCAGGAGGGGCGCCTCATCCTGGAGCTGGCCGGCACCCCCGAGCAGATCGAACAGGGAATCCGCTACCTTGAATCCGAACAGGTGCAGGTTGAAGTCCTCGCCGACAAGATGAAGCGGGACGAGACCCGGTGCGTCATGTGCGGCGCCTGCACCGCCGTGTGCCGCACCGACGCCCTCTCCATCGAACGCCCGGGGATGGAGGTGCGGTTCGACCCCGACCTGTGCGTCGCCTGCGGGATGTGCAAGATCGCCTGCCCCGTGAAGGCCATGTCGGGCATCTCGATCGACAAGGACTTCGATCTCTGA